The following coding sequences lie in one Stigmatopora nigra isolate UIUO_SnigA chromosome 4, RoL_Snig_1.1, whole genome shotgun sequence genomic window:
- the LOC144195735 gene encoding calcium-binding mitochondrial carrier protein SCaMC-2-A-like, with protein sequence MLSLCLYVPVSNSDPVEVDYFESNGLPTELNSLFNKLSVFLPSQEFSTYQKWRKKSLKTDPGVSEDQLDFEEFVHYLQDYEKDLKLVVKSLGKNAGRIDGDNFIQALQDIGVHISHHLAEKALKSMDKNGIITINSKEWSKYSMVEEKESIPEIILYWKHSTIFDVGENLTVPDDFTAEEKQSGMWWRHLVAGGGAGAVSRSCTAPLDRVKVTMQVYGSRSNNMCIMSGLTQMIKEGGVRSLWRGNGVNVIKIAPESALKFMAYEQIKRLIGNDKTTLNIWERFVAGSLAGVVAQSAIYPMEVLKTRLALRRTGQYGGISDCAEQIFRREGAAAFYKGYVPNMLGIIPYAGIDLAVYETLKNGYLQRYGAGGDPGVLVLLACGTVSSTCGMLASYPLALVRTRMQAQAAMGSGQEASMTALFRQILRTEGPPGLYRGLAPNFLKVIPAVSISYVVYERIKTRLGVTSR encoded by the exons ATGCTATCATTGTGCCTCTACGTCCCCGTGTCCAACTCCGACCCGGTTGAAGTGGACTACTTTGAGTCGAACGGACTTCCAACCGAACTCAATTCGCTCTTCAACAAGCTGAGCGTGTTCCTTCCGTCTCAGGAATTTTCCACCTATCAAAAATGGCGAAAA AAAAGCCTAAAGACGGATCCTGGTGTTTCTGAAGACCAGTTGGACTTTGAGGAGTTTGTCCACTACCTGCAAGATTATGAAAAAGACCTCAAATTAGTGGTCAAAAGTCTGGGAAAAAATGCAG GCCGGATTGACGGAGACAATTTCATCCAGGCTCTTCAGGATATCGGTGTTCATATTTCTCACCATCTCGCAGAGAAAGCCCTCAAGAG cATGGACAAGAATGGGATCATAACTATAAACAGTAAAGAATGGAGCAAGTATTCCATggtggaggagaaggagagCATTCCGGAGATCATTCTGTACTGGAAGCACTCCACG ATCTTCGACGTTGGCGAGAACCTAACAGTCCCCGACGACTTCACCGCCGAGGAAAAGCAGAGCGGCATGTGGTGGCGCCACCTGGTGGCGGGCGGTGGGGCTGGCGCCGTCTCGCGCTCCTGCACGGCACCCCTGGACCGTGTCAAAGTCACCATGCAG GTGTATGGCTCCCGAAGCAACAACATGTGCATCATGAGCGGCTTAACTCAAATGATCAAAGAAGGTGGCGTCCGTTCGCTCTGGCGCGGCAACGGCGTCAACGTCATCAAGATCGCGCCCGAGTCGGCCCTCAAGTTCATGGCGTACGAGCAG ATAAAACGCCTGATCGGAAACGACAAGACCACTCTGAACATCTGGGAGCGCTTCGTGGCTGGCTCACTGGCGGGAGTGGTGGCCCAGAGCGCCATCTACCCCATGGAGGTGCTGAAAACACGACTGGCGTTGAGACGGACGGGCCAGTACGGCGGAATCTCCGACTGCGCCGAGCAGATTTTCCGCCGGGAAGGCGCGGCGGCCTTTTACAAGGGCTACGTGCCCAACATGCTAGGCATCATCCCCTACGCCGGCATTGATTTGGCCGTGTACGAG ACTCTTAAGAACGGCTACCTTCAGCGCTACGGCGCCGGCGGCGACCCCGGCGTGCTGGTGCTCTTGGCTTGCGGCACCGTGTCCAGCACCTGTGGAATGCTCGCTAGCTACCCGCTCGCTCTGGTCAGAACGCGCATGCAAGCACAAG cTGCGATGGGCAGTGGCCAGGAGGCCAGCATGACGGCGCTCTTCCGCCAAATCCTGCGGACAGAGGGCCCACCAGGCCTCTACCGGGGCTTGGCGCCCAACTTCCTCAAAGTCATCCCCGCCGTCAGCATCAGTTACGTCGTCTACGAGCGCATTAAGACGCGGCTGGGCGTCACCTCGCGTTGA